From a region of the Streptacidiphilus albus JL83 genome:
- the uppS gene encoding polyprenyl diphosphate synthase, which translates to MGFPGHSAGTHALVSFTPPAHVACIMDGNRRWSARQSLPENAGHRAGQDAALDVIDAARSVGVRWLTLYAFSSENWRRPPDEVAFLMKLVQRTIRRHALGLHAKGIRCRFLGAADPRFPAALRRDIADLENLTRENRGMTLTAAFGHGGRGDLVQAAQSLIRSGIPANAVTEELLAAHLPLPDTPDVDLVIRTSGEQRISNFMLWQVAYAEWIFPPELWPDFGTEPFLRCLDAFSRRQRRFGARPQTTAHVPMGANLA; encoded by the coding sequence ATGGGCTTTCCCGGCCATTCGGCGGGCACACATGCTCTTGTGTCGTTTACTCCTCCCGCCCACGTGGCCTGCATCATGGATGGCAACAGGAGATGGTCCGCGAGGCAATCCCTGCCGGAGAACGCCGGTCACCGCGCCGGCCAGGACGCGGCGTTGGATGTCATCGACGCGGCGCGCAGCGTCGGTGTGCGCTGGCTCACCCTGTACGCGTTCTCCAGCGAGAACTGGCGCCGCCCGCCCGACGAGGTGGCGTTCCTGATGAAGCTGGTGCAGCGCACCATCCGCCGACACGCGCTGGGGCTGCACGCGAAAGGCATCCGCTGCCGCTTCCTGGGCGCCGCCGACCCCCGGTTCCCCGCCGCGCTGCGCCGCGACATCGCCGATCTGGAGAATCTGACGCGGGAGAACCGCGGCATGACGCTCACCGCGGCGTTCGGCCACGGCGGACGCGGCGATCTGGTCCAGGCCGCCCAGTCGCTGATCCGCAGCGGCATCCCGGCGAACGCGGTGACCGAGGAACTGCTCGCAGCGCATCTGCCGCTCCCCGACACACCGGATGTCGATCTGGTCATCCGCACCTCGGGGGAGCAGCGGATCTCGAACTTCATGCTCTGGCAGGTCGCCTACGCGGAGTGGATCTTCCCGCCGGAGCTGTGGCCCGACTTCGGCACCGAACCCTTCCTGCGGTGCCTCGACGCCTTCAGCCGCCGTCAGCGCCGATTCGGCGCCCGCCCGCAGACCACCGCGCATGTCCCCATGGGAGCGAACCTTGCCTGA
- a CDS encoding amino acid permease has product MRNPGTTSTTAPPNEDSTDLARFGYTQQLERSLGSFSSFAAGFSYISIMTGVFQLFGFGFASGGPAFIWTWPLVFIGQGAVALCFAEMAGQFPLAGSVYQWSKQIARPGTSWMSGWIITVGSIVTAAAVAVAYQIILPQVSLVFEIVGGSSDAGVTTTPAGAQNAIILALGLVVFTTIVNIVGVRLMAKINNFGVAVELVGVTLLIIMLAIHIKRGPQVVLQTQATGAGHSWGYLGAFLVASLMSAYVFYGFDTAGSLAEETKEPRRHAPRSILRALTAAAIAGGLLMLVGMMAVGNIKSSEIGTLGMPYLIKSTLGNSLGDVFLLCSAIAITVCCLAVQTAAIRLLFSMARDGRLPFGARIAKVNPRSGTPVLPAVITGVLTIVLLLVNMGNQRVFYILTSVAIILFYIPYLLVTTPMLVRRLRGDWPRADHGPFFSMGRWGVVVNLVAVLYGAAMTVNLAWPRAAVYGSDHWYYQWGAIVFTGAISAVGGLLYLRYRHRTAPQGPATVRLVTAEGPTAES; this is encoded by the coding sequence ATGCGCAATCCGGGAACCACCAGCACCACGGCGCCGCCGAACGAGGACAGCACCGACCTCGCCCGCTTCGGCTACACCCAGCAGTTGGAGAGATCCCTCGGCTCCTTCTCCAGCTTCGCCGCAGGCTTCAGCTACATCTCGATCATGACCGGCGTGTTCCAGCTGTTCGGCTTCGGCTTCGCCTCCGGCGGCCCGGCCTTCATCTGGACCTGGCCGCTGGTCTTCATCGGCCAGGGGGCGGTGGCCCTCTGCTTCGCCGAGATGGCGGGCCAGTTCCCGCTCGCCGGCTCCGTCTACCAGTGGTCCAAGCAGATAGCGCGACCGGGCACCTCGTGGATGTCCGGCTGGATCATCACGGTGGGTTCGATCGTCACGGCGGCCGCCGTGGCCGTCGCCTACCAGATCATCCTGCCGCAGGTCTCGCTGGTCTTCGAGATCGTCGGCGGCTCCTCCGACGCGGGCGTCACCACCACCCCCGCCGGCGCGCAGAACGCGATCATCCTCGCCCTGGGCCTGGTCGTCTTCACCACCATCGTCAACATCGTGGGCGTCCGACTGATGGCGAAGATCAACAACTTCGGCGTGGCGGTCGAACTGGTCGGCGTCACCCTGCTGATCATCATGCTGGCCATCCACATCAAGCGGGGCCCCCAGGTCGTGCTGCAGACCCAGGCCACCGGAGCCGGGCACTCCTGGGGATATCTGGGCGCCTTCCTGGTGGCCTCGCTGATGAGCGCCTACGTCTTCTACGGCTTCGACACCGCGGGCTCGCTGGCCGAGGAGACCAAGGAGCCCCGTCGCCACGCACCCCGCTCCATCCTCCGCGCCCTCACCGCCGCCGCCATCGCGGGCGGGCTGCTCATGCTCGTCGGCATGATGGCGGTCGGCAACATCAAGTCGTCCGAGATCGGCACGCTCGGCATGCCCTACCTGATCAAGAGCACGCTCGGCAACAGCCTCGGAGACGTCTTCCTGCTCTGCTCGGCGATCGCCATCACCGTCTGCTGCCTCGCCGTGCAGACCGCTGCCATCCGGCTGCTCTTCTCCATGGCCCGCGACGGACGGCTCCCCTTCGGCGCCCGCATCGCCAAGGTCAACCCCAGGTCCGGCACCCCGGTCCTGCCCGCCGTCATCACCGGCGTGCTGACCATCGTGCTGCTGCTGGTCAACATGGGCAACCAGCGGGTGTTCTACATCCTCACCTCGGTCGCGATCATCCTCTTCTACATCCCCTACCTGCTGGTGACCACCCCCATGCTGGTGCGCCGCCTGCGCGGCGACTGGCCCCGGGCGGACCACGGTCCGTTCTTCAGCATGGGCCGGTGGGGGGTCGTGGTGAACCTCGTGGCCGTGCTCTACGGCGCGGCGATGACCGTCAACCTGGCGTGGCCGCGGGCCGCCGTCTACGGCAGCGACCACTGGTACTACCAGTGGGGCGCCATCGTCTTCACCGGCGCGATCTCCGCCGTCGGCGGCCTGCTCTACCTGCGCTACCGGCACCGGACCGCACCTCAGGGTCCGGCGACGGTACGGCTGGTGACCGCCGAGGGCCCCACGGCCGAGTCCTGA
- a CDS encoding aromatic ring-hydroxylating oxygenase subunit alpha yields the protein MTATELPPSLIRTLPGSSYTDPQIFALEQEQIFERMWFCAVRAGDLDRPGSFRTVQVGRESVLVTRARDHGVKAFLNICRHRGARLCTEQSGEVKRAFQCPYHAWTYGLDGKLVAAPNLTSMPDVDRTAFGLVPVQVREWLGYVWVCLADEPPSFEADVIAAATERLGDPAAIDRYQIDGLSVGRRIRYEVRANWKLIVENFMECYHCATIHPELTEVLPEFASGYAAQYYVGHGAEFAGEVEGFTVDGSAGVDRIPTVSDDQDRRYYAITVKPQVFVNLVPDHVIVHRMFPLAADRTVVECDWLFVKDVVDAGTDVSRSVELFHRVNVQDFEACERCQPAMDSRAYRAGGVLVPSEHHIGAFHAWVTDRLRG from the coding sequence GTGACCGCGACCGAGCTCCCTCCGAGCCTGATCCGCACCCTTCCCGGATCCTCCTACACGGATCCGCAGATCTTCGCGCTGGAGCAGGAGCAGATCTTCGAGCGGATGTGGTTCTGCGCGGTCCGCGCGGGCGACCTCGACCGGCCGGGGAGCTTCCGGACGGTGCAGGTCGGTCGGGAGAGCGTGCTGGTGACCCGCGCCCGCGACCACGGCGTCAAGGCGTTCCTCAACATCTGCCGGCACCGGGGGGCGCGGCTGTGCACGGAGCAGAGCGGCGAGGTCAAGCGCGCCTTCCAGTGCCCGTACCACGCCTGGACCTACGGCCTGGACGGCAAGCTGGTCGCCGCGCCCAACCTGACCAGCATGCCGGACGTGGACCGGACCGCCTTCGGGCTGGTCCCGGTGCAGGTGCGCGAGTGGCTCGGCTACGTGTGGGTCTGCCTGGCCGACGAACCGCCGTCGTTCGAGGCGGACGTGATCGCCGCCGCGACGGAGCGGCTCGGCGACCCGGCCGCCATCGACCGCTACCAGATCGACGGGCTCTCGGTCGGCCGCCGGATCCGCTACGAGGTGCGCGCCAACTGGAAGCTGATCGTCGAGAACTTCATGGAGTGCTACCACTGCGCGACCATCCACCCCGAACTGACCGAGGTACTGCCCGAGTTCGCCAGCGGATACGCCGCGCAGTACTACGTGGGCCACGGCGCCGAGTTCGCCGGGGAGGTCGAGGGCTTCACGGTCGACGGCAGCGCGGGCGTGGACCGGATCCCGACCGTCTCCGACGACCAGGACCGCAGGTACTACGCGATCACCGTCAAGCCGCAGGTCTTCGTGAACCTGGTGCCCGACCACGTCATCGTGCACCGGATGTTCCCGCTCGCCGCCGACCGCACGGTGGTCGAGTGCGACTGGCTCTTCGTCAAGGACGTCGTCGACGCCGGCACCGACGTCTCCCGCTCGGTGGAGCTGTTCCACCGGGTCAATGTGCAGGACTTCGAGGCCTGCGAGCGCTGCCAGCCCGCCATGGACTCGCGCGCCTACCGGGCCGGCGGCGTCCTGGTGCCGAGCGAGCACCACATCGGGGCGTTCCACGCATGGGTCACCGACCGGCTCCGGGGCTGA
- a CDS encoding GcvT family protein — protein sequence MIVGAGIVGCALSDELTARGWTDVTVLEQGPLFATGGSSSHAPGLVFQTNASKTMTEFAAYTVRKYSELTLDGQWCFRQVGGLEVATTPERLAELNRRHGLATSWGVTAALLDPDQCATRHPLLDRDRVLGGLYVPTDGLAKAVRAGEAQARRAIERGARFLPHHTVTGFESSGGRITAVVTDRGDFRADVVVSCAGFWGPKIGRMAGLTVPLVPLAHQYARTTPVPDLAGHNTDELEASKPILRHQDRDLYYREHGDRIGIGSYAHRPMPVDIDDVAPPPTAPTAPMPSVLPFTEEDFARSWADSRQLLPALARAEVEEGFNGIFSFTADGFPLLGESPELRGFWVAEAVWVTHSAGVAKAMAEWLVEGAPRTDVHECDLNRFEPVQLTPAYVHRRSCQNFVEVYDIIHPLQPMAEPRPLRVSPFHARQRELGAFFLEATGWERPHWYEANGELPEVAAVPGRGSWASRYWSPIAGAEAIATRERVAMYDMTALKRLEVTGPGSLALLQYLTTNQLDKPVGSVTYTLMLDGTGGVRSDLTVARLGRERFQVGANGALDLDWITRHLPEDGTVQVRDTTAGTCCIGVWGPLARDLVQPLTDADFSHRGFGYFKAKQAALGDVPVTAMRLSYVGELGWELYTTADCGPRLWDTLWAAGQRLGVVAAGRSAFNSLRLEKGYRSWGTDLTAEHNPYEAGLGFAVRMEKGDFVGRHALLGLSEQTVSRRLACLLLDDPRAVVMGREPVHLDGAPAGYVTSAAYGYTIGASIAYAWLPRAAAEPGTRVTVGYFGEHLPATVTEEPLFDPKMTRLRC from the coding sequence GTGATCGTCGGCGCCGGCATCGTCGGCTGCGCGCTGAGCGACGAGCTCACCGCACGGGGCTGGACCGATGTCACCGTGCTGGAGCAGGGCCCCCTCTTCGCCACCGGCGGGTCGAGCTCGCACGCACCCGGACTGGTCTTCCAGACCAACGCGTCCAAGACCATGACCGAGTTCGCCGCGTACACCGTGCGCAAGTACTCGGAGCTCACCCTCGACGGGCAGTGGTGCTTCCGGCAGGTCGGCGGGCTGGAGGTGGCGACCACCCCGGAGCGGCTCGCCGAACTGAACCGCAGGCACGGGCTGGCGACCTCCTGGGGAGTGACAGCCGCACTGCTCGACCCCGACCAGTGCGCCACCCGGCACCCGCTGCTCGACCGCGACCGGGTCCTCGGGGGCCTGTACGTGCCCACCGACGGACTGGCCAAGGCCGTCCGCGCCGGCGAGGCGCAGGCCCGGCGCGCGATCGAACGCGGCGCCCGGTTCCTGCCGCACCACACCGTCACCGGTTTCGAGTCGTCCGGCGGGCGGATCACCGCCGTCGTCACCGACCGGGGCGACTTCCGCGCCGATGTGGTCGTCTCCTGCGCCGGGTTCTGGGGCCCGAAGATCGGCCGGATGGCCGGGCTGACCGTTCCGCTGGTCCCGCTCGCGCACCAGTACGCCAGGACCACCCCGGTGCCCGACCTGGCCGGCCACAACACCGACGAGCTGGAGGCGTCCAAGCCGATCCTCCGCCACCAGGACCGCGATCTCTACTACCGCGAACACGGCGACCGGATCGGCATCGGCTCCTACGCCCACCGCCCCATGCCCGTCGACATCGACGACGTGGCTCCGCCCCCGACCGCGCCGACGGCGCCGATGCCCTCGGTGCTGCCGTTCACCGAGGAGGACTTCGCCCGGTCCTGGGCCGACTCGCGGCAACTGCTGCCCGCGCTCGCCCGGGCCGAGGTGGAGGAGGGCTTCAACGGGATCTTCTCCTTCACCGCCGACGGCTTCCCGCTGCTGGGGGAGTCCCCGGAGCTGCGCGGCTTCTGGGTCGCCGAGGCGGTCTGGGTGACCCACTCCGCAGGCGTGGCCAAGGCGATGGCCGAGTGGCTGGTCGAGGGCGCGCCGCGGACCGACGTCCACGAGTGCGACCTCAACCGCTTCGAGCCGGTGCAGCTCACCCCCGCCTACGTCCACCGGCGCAGCTGCCAGAACTTCGTCGAGGTCTACGACATCATCCACCCCCTCCAGCCGATGGCGGAGCCGCGCCCGCTGCGGGTGTCCCCCTTCCACGCGCGCCAGCGCGAGCTCGGCGCCTTCTTCCTGGAGGCCACCGGCTGGGAGCGGCCGCACTGGTACGAGGCCAACGGGGAGCTGCCCGAGGTCGCGGCCGTCCCCGGTCGCGGGTCCTGGGCCTCGCGCTACTGGTCCCCGATCGCGGGCGCCGAAGCCATCGCCACCCGCGAGCGCGTGGCGATGTACGACATGACCGCGCTCAAGCGGCTGGAGGTCACCGGTCCCGGCTCGCTGGCCCTGCTGCAGTACCTGACCACCAATCAGCTCGACAAGCCGGTCGGCTCCGTCACCTACACCCTGATGCTGGACGGGACCGGCGGCGTGCGCAGCGACCTGACGGTGGCCCGGCTCGGCCGGGAGCGGTTCCAGGTCGGCGCCAACGGCGCCCTGGACCTCGACTGGATCACCCGCCACCTGCCCGAGGACGGCACGGTCCAGGTCCGCGACACCACCGCCGGCACCTGCTGCATCGGCGTGTGGGGTCCGCTCGCCCGCGACCTGGTCCAGCCGCTCACCGACGCGGACTTCTCCCACCGGGGCTTCGGCTACTTCAAGGCCAAGCAGGCCGCCCTCGGCGACGTCCCGGTCACCGCGATGCGGCTGTCCTACGTCGGCGAGCTCGGCTGGGAGCTCTACACCACCGCCGACTGCGGCCCCAGGCTGTGGGACACCCTGTGGGCCGCCGGGCAGCGCCTCGGCGTGGTCGCCGCCGGACGCAGCGCCTTCAACAGCCTGCGGCTGGAGAAGGGCTACCGCTCCTGGGGAACCGACCTGACCGCCGAGCACAACCCCTACGAGGCGGGTCTCGGCTTCGCCGTCCGGATGGAGAAGGGCGACTTCGTCGGACGCCACGCGCTGCTCGGCCTCAGCGAGCAGACCGTGTCCCGCAGGCTCGCCTGCCTGCTGCTGGACGATCCGCGGGCCGTGGTCATGGGCAGGGAGCCGGTGCACCTGGACGGCGCCCCCGCCGGTTACGTCACCAGCGCGGCGTACGGCTACACCATCGGCGCCTCGATCGCCTACGCCTGGCTGCCCAGGGCCGCCGCGGAACCCGGCACCCGGGTGACCGTCGGGTACTTCGGCGAGCACCTGCCGGCCACGGTCACCGAGGAGCCGCTGTTCGACCCGAAGATGACCCGGCTCCGCTGCTGA
- a CDS encoding aldehyde dehydrogenase family protein has product MPSSTDPARLLIDGVWTPAESGRRRAVVNPFDASVVTSAAEASAADTDRAVRAARAAFDEGSWAHAPTARRAGVLTATADALQEHREELARLETLDTGKTLAESRMDVDDATAVLRYYAALATSDAGRTVDTGRPDAISRVVYEPVGVCALITPWNYPLLQISWKLAPALAAGNTLVAKPSEVTPLTTVRLFELLQEQLTQAGAPSGTANLVLGGGAVGAALAEHPQVDLVSFTGGAVSGRSVMRAAALTVKKVALELGGKNPNIVFADAHLDAAVDFALTAAFLHSGQVCSAGSRLLLHRSLHAGFTAELARRADLIRLGDGLAKGTETGPLVTAEHRDKVERLIAGAVAEGAVLRAGGGRPTEPELQAGFFLRPTVLDGCHAGMTIVREEVFGPVLTVELFDDEDEVVALANDTPYGLAGAVWTQDVGRGERVASRLRLGTVWINDYHPYVPQAEWGGFKQSGTGRELGPSGLREYQEAKHIWRTVTPAAQHWFAG; this is encoded by the coding sequence GTGCCCTCATCCACCGACCCAGCGCGCCTGCTCATCGACGGCGTATGGACGCCCGCCGAGTCGGGCCGACGACGAGCGGTCGTCAACCCCTTCGACGCGTCCGTGGTGACGAGCGCCGCCGAGGCGTCGGCAGCCGACACGGACCGCGCCGTGCGCGCCGCCCGGGCCGCCTTCGACGAGGGCTCCTGGGCCCACGCGCCGACCGCCCGCCGTGCGGGCGTGCTCACCGCGACCGCGGACGCACTCCAGGAGCACCGCGAGGAGTTGGCCCGGCTGGAGACGCTCGACACCGGCAAGACCCTGGCGGAGAGCCGGATGGACGTCGACGACGCCACGGCCGTACTGCGCTACTACGCGGCGCTGGCGACCTCCGACGCGGGCCGCACGGTGGACACCGGACGACCCGACGCGATCAGCCGCGTGGTGTACGAGCCGGTCGGCGTGTGCGCGCTGATCACGCCCTGGAACTACCCGCTGCTGCAGATCTCCTGGAAGCTCGCCCCCGCCCTCGCCGCGGGCAACACCCTGGTGGCCAAGCCCAGCGAGGTCACCCCGCTGACCACGGTCCGCCTCTTCGAGCTGCTGCAGGAGCAGTTGACGCAGGCCGGCGCCCCCAGCGGCACGGCCAACCTGGTCCTGGGCGGCGGCGCCGTCGGCGCCGCCCTCGCCGAGCATCCGCAGGTCGACCTGGTCTCCTTCACCGGGGGCGCGGTCAGCGGCCGTTCGGTGATGCGGGCCGCGGCCCTGACGGTCAAGAAGGTCGCCCTGGAACTCGGCGGCAAGAACCCCAACATCGTCTTCGCGGACGCCCACCTCGACGCCGCCGTCGACTTCGCGCTCACCGCCGCCTTCCTCCACTCCGGCCAGGTCTGCTCGGCAGGCTCACGGCTGCTGCTGCACCGCAGCCTGCACGCCGGCTTCACCGCCGAACTGGCCCGCCGGGCCGACCTGATCCGGCTCGGCGACGGTCTCGCAAAGGGCACCGAGACCGGTCCGCTGGTCACCGCCGAGCACCGCGACAAGGTCGAACGCCTGATCGCCGGCGCCGTCGCCGAGGGAGCGGTGCTCCGGGCCGGCGGCGGTCGGCCCACCGAGCCGGAGCTGCAGGCGGGCTTCTTCCTGCGGCCCACCGTGCTGGACGGCTGCCACGCCGGCATGACCATCGTCCGCGAGGAGGTCTTCGGACCGGTGCTGACCGTCGAACTCTTCGACGACGAGGACGAGGTGGTGGCCCTGGCCAACGACACCCCCTACGGCCTGGCCGGCGCCGTGTGGACGCAGGACGTGGGACGCGGCGAGCGCGTCGCGTCGCGGCTGCGCCTCGGGACCGTCTGGATCAACGACTACCACCCCTACGTGCCGCAGGCCGAGTGGGGCGGGTTCAAGCAGTCCGGCACGGGTCGCGAGCTCGGCCCGTCCGGTCTCCGCGAGTACCAGGAGGCCAAGCACATCTGGCGCACCGTCACCCCTGCCGCCCAGCACTGGTTCGCCGGCTGA